The following is a genomic window from Niabella soli DSM 19437.
CATTTCTTTTGAACAAATAGATGCGGTAAACAGCCCAGCGTCTTACGCTGTTACACTGGTTGGATTACAGGACGGTTTTTTTACCGAGCCGGATCCAAGACATGGCGGGCAAACGCAATTCAATATGGGAAAAGTGGCGGTACTGCACACAGACCATCAGAATATCATCATTATTGCATCACTTAAGATACCTCCGTTCAGCAGCAGACAGTTAACCAGTTTGGGGATAGTAGTGGAGGAACTGAACTGGGTTATAGCAAAAGGAGTGAATGCTCCCATAGCGGCCTTTAAGGATACCTGTGCAACAATTTTGCAGGTGGATACGCCGGGGGAAACCCGTGCGGACGTTACCACCTTTATTTTTAAAAACAGAAGAGTGCCGTTATATCCATTTGAAGCGATCAACAATGTATAAAGATCATATTTTTCAGGAATTTAAGGGAAGAGCCATTACGCTTCCGCAACCTTTTTATACCGAAGGCCCGGTAATAGACAGGGAGGGCAATTTGTTTGTCACAAATCTGAAAGGAGGCCAAATCCTGAAAATTGACAAAAACGGGGCTGCCACAGAATGGGCACGGACCACTTGTCCGAACGGGCAGATGATTAATGAAAAGGGAGATCACCTGGTTTGTGATAGTCTGGAAGGGGCTATAAAACAATTTGATAAAAGCGGGAGGCTGGATAAAATAGCGGTGAGGGGCTTAATTTCCGGCTATAGGATCAGTTGCCCCAACGATCTGATCAGCGATACTAACGGGGGATTCTTTTTTACCGATTCGGTCCGGCATTGCGGTATTGTCGGACATGTGGATCGCACCGGCACAGCAAGGATCATCGCCAAAGAATTGGACTACCCTAACGGACTTGCGATCAACCCGGTCCGGGGCCAATTATATATTGCGGAAAGCTACAAAAACAGAATTCTGGTGGCCGACCTGCGACTGCCCGGAAGCACTCCGGAAGTTTTTTGCGATTTGCCGGTCAATCCTTCCGGGAAAAAAAGTGGCAACCTGCCGGATGGCCTGGCTGTGGATTGCTTTTACAATCTTTGGGTGGCACATTATGGAATGTCCTGCTTATGGGTTTTAAATGACAGGGGTATGTGCATTGGTAAATATGAAACGGGCATCCCCCTTACCTCTAATGTTTTTATGAATGATAACTGGTTATTGGTTACAGGAGGAACAGGCGAGCCCGGTCCGGGGATGATAAAAATTGTAAAAATGCGCAGAAGATGACGAGTAATTTTGAAATTTCCCCATTAACACTCGGAACGGTTTCGCTGGGGCTTAACTACGGCGTTTTTGAAGGGCAGCGTCAGCCGGATAAGCGAACGGCGGTGCATTTGATCGATACCGCAATAAAAAACGGGATCACCTGTTTTGATACCGCCCGGGAATATGGAACAGCGGAAACACTGTTGGGCGAGCTGCTATCGGGGACTTCCGTGGGGCAGGTTTCGATTGTAACAAAGTTTAAAATATCGAAAGAGGCTGTAGGGGATTTTTCACTGGCGAAAGAACAGGCGCGCAGCAGTGTTTTAGCATCGCTTCAACAATTGAAGCTTGCCCGGCTGCCCTTTTGTTTATTTCATATGGTTTCAGATTATAACACAGATGTAGTTGCCGAAATGCTTCCGGGCCTTTTCGTTTCACTGAAGCAGGAGGGGCTGATCGGTTCCGGCGGTATTTCAATTGATAATCTGTCCGAGTTGCCGCGGCTGGCATTCCTTCCGGAAGTCAGCGTACTGCAACTGCCGCTTAATATTTTTGATCAGCGCTTCCCCGAAGATCATCCGGTTTGGGAGCAACTCGAAAAGGAAAATAAAATTGTTTTTGCACGGAGCGTCTTCTTAAAAGGACTGCTCCTCAGGAACCCCTCAGCACTTACCGGGAATTTACAGCCGGCTGCTTTTTACCTGGAAGGGCTAGCTGCTTTTGCAAAAAGATGCAAGATGAGCATTGCTCAATTCTGTTTTTCCTATGTACGGAATTTTAAAGCGATTGACAGTATCGTTGTGGGCGCCGATAATGAAGCCCAGCTCCTGGAGAATATTGGCTTAATGCGCACGCCCCCGATTCCGCAGCAAATTTTAGAAGAGGCGAAATTTTTTTTTAAGGATGTTCCGGAGCAGTTGCTTATTCCTAAAAATTGGAAATTGTAAAAAATGAATCATTTGTTTAGTCTTGAAGATAAAGTAGTGCTGATCACCGGCGGAACCGGTTTGTTTGGGAAACCGATGTCGCTGGCCCTGGCAGAAGCCGGGGCGCAGGTGATCATTGCTTCCCGGAATATGGAAGCCTGTACGCGTTATGCGAAGGAGTTGAAAGGATTGGGTTTCAAAGCGGCCGCCTTGCCGTTAGATCTTAAAGAGGAATCCTCAATTACTGATTGTGTTGCCGCAATACTCAATACCTATAAAAAGATTGACATATTGGTTAACAATGCGGTTTCAAGAGAAGGCTTTAAGAACCTGGCTGATCTGCAAAAAGAAGAATGGGAAAATGCACAGGCGGTAAATGCAACAGGGCTTATGCTGTTGACAAAAGCAGTGTTAGCGCATATGTGTTCCCGCCGCCGGGGCAATATTATAAATATAGGATCGATACAGGGAGCGGTCGGGCCTAATTTTCCGGTCTACGGCACAACCGGCATGACGAGCCCGGTTAATTATACTTATGATAAATGGGCGCTGGTCGGATTTACAAAATGGATTGCCAATTATTATGGGAAATTTAATATCCGCTGCAATTGTCTTAGCCCCGGAGGGTATGGCCCCGGTGTTAACGAAACTTATGGAGAGACGGCCTTTACGACGAATTATAAACAATTAACTCCACTGGGCAGATTCGCTAACGACAATGATATCAAAGGTCCGATCGTGTTCCTGGCTTCCGAAGCGTCTGCTTATATTACAGGGCACAATCTTTTGGTGGACGGGGGCTGGACAAGCTGGTAATGATTGTATATGGAAAAGAAAATGTTTTTTATTTGTATGTTATCCATGCTGTTAATGAACAAGGGCATTGCCCAGGTCCGGTTGAGCTATAATTTAGTGCCTTCGATTCCGGACAGGGAAGGCTTTGCAGGGATGTTCGCGGGCGTAAGCAATGGTTTTGTTGTAGCAGCGGGAGGCGCTAATTTTCCGGATAAGATGCCCTGGGAAGGAGGTAGTAAAATGTGGTATAACGACCTGTTCCTTTTTAATAAACAAACCGGCCAATGGGGAAGAAGCCCTGTTTCGCTTCCAGGAAAGCGCGCCTATGGAGTTACCGCCTCTTATAATGAAAAAGTAATTTTAGTGGGAGGGAGCGATGAAAAAAAACATTACAGTGAAGTTTATTCCATTAAAGTCGAGAATAGTGGGATAGTACTGGATTCGATGGCGTCGATGCCCGTTGCGCTGGCCAATATGACGGGTGCTCTTGCCGGCGATTTTTTGTTCGTTGCCGGGGGAACGTTTGGCCCTGATGGCGGTCCCGTTACTACTTTTTTAGCTCTGGATCTGAAAAAAAATAAGTGGGTCCAATTGCCATCCTGGCCGGGACCGGAACGTATGAACGCCGTGTCTGCGGGGGTAGGCAACCGTTTTTTTATTTTCAGTGGTATACAAACCGAAAATTCAAAAGAGGGTGTTAAGCGGAATGTTCTGGATGATGGATATTGTTTTTCGCCCATCCTTAAAAACGGTGAATTAGTGGGCGGTAATTGGCATAAAATTGAAAAGATCCCATGGGGCATTGCGGCGGGGCCTGGTCCGGCTCCGGTGGTTCAAGATCGCTTTGTGATCTTCCCCGGTGGGTTGGATAATGCCACGGCCCAGCATAAAGACCCGCTTACGCATCCGGGGTTTATTTCAGATATATTATCATATGACACAAAATTAAACAGGTGGAGTACAATTGGCCATCTTCCAAAAACGGAAATGCGGCTAACGGCGCCCGTTGTTGCGTATGACGGATCTTTTTGGATCATCAACGGAGAAGTAAAGCCTGGAAAGCGCACCCCTACGGTACTTTCGATAAAAATTAAATAAAAGAACAGTATAAGTATTGTTCGCATTAAATGATCTTGTAAAAGCTATAAAATGACCAGGTATCAGCAGTCGAAACAATTATTGGAGCGTGCGGGTAAAGTGCTTGCAGGAGGCGTTTCCTCAGAGTTTAGAAAATATAATCATCCTCATGCCTTGTTTTATTTATCCGCAAAAGGCAGCCGTATTGTGGATGTTGATAACAATGAATATTTAGATTTTACATTAAGCCAGGGACCGATGATCCTGGGACATTCCCATCCCGAAGTGCTGGAAGCCGTCGCCAATTATTCGGTCCGGGGGCAACTTTATGCTGGTCAGCATTTACAGGAATTGGAGCTTGCGGAGAAAATCGCGGAGCTCATCCCTTCTGCGGAACGGATCCGTTTTTGCCTCGACGGGTCGGAGGCTGTGCAAACGGCCTTGCGGGTGGCAAGAGCAAAAACAGGGAAAAATAAATTTTTAAGATTTGAGGGACATTATCACGGGTGGCTGGATAATGTGGCCTGGGGCATATCCGCACCAGATCCGGAAGCACTGGGAGCGGTGAACGATCCTGTTGCCTTCCCCTGGTCGCAGGGGATCGTTCCGTCCACAAGGGACGAGTTCTTTATTTGTTCCTGGAATAACCTGAAGTTGCTTGAAGAGCAATTGGAACGCCATCATCACGAGATTGCGGCGATCATTACCGAGCCGGTTATGTGTAACAACGGTTGTATAGAGCCTGAAGACGGCTTTCTCAAAGGAATGAGGAAGTTGTGCGATCAATATGGGATTGCCTTAATTTTTGATGAAGTGATTACCGGTTTCAGGCTGGGTTTGGGCGGGGCGCAGTCTTTTTATAATATCGTTCCTGATCTGTCTGTTTTTGCAAAAGCGATGGGGAGCGGCTATCCTATAAGCGCCATTGTAGGTAAATATGAATGGATGGAGCTGATCGAAAAATCGATCGTAATACATGCGGGTACGATGAACTCCAGTTGCCCGATGATAGCAGCCTCGCTGGCTACATTGCGGGTATTGGAGCGGGACAATCCCTATCCGCAACTATTTGCTTTAGGCCAGCGCCTGATGGACGGACTGCGGAATGCGGCAAAACAATCAGGACAAAACCTGATCGTTACCGGCCCGGGCCCTATGTTTGTAACCGCTTTTGGAGGAGGGGAGATGATGCGGAATTACCGGGATACGCTAAAAACGGACCGGCTCAAATTGTCGCGGTTTATAGCAGCGATGCACGATCGAAATATCCGGATCATCGGAAGAGGACTTTGGTATATCAGTGCAGCACATACAGAAGAGGATATTGATCATGCCATTAAAATAGCCACTGAGGTATTATCGGGCTTATAAATGTTGGGGAGAAGTATTATGATACCGGAAATGAGCATAGGGAATAATAGGAAGAGGGCCTGGATGGTTGTGGGGCTCCTGTTTGTAATTGCCCTGCTGAATTATATCGACCGCACGATGATTACAACCATGCGCACTTCTATTGTAACGGCTATCCCAATGACCGATGCAGAGTTTGGATTGCTGACGGCAGTGTTTCTGTGGGTATATGGTGCCTTTAGCCCCATTGCGGGTTTTCTTGCAGATCGGTTTAGCAGAAGTAAAGTAATACTGCTGAGCTTGTTGATCTGGTCGGTTGTCACCTGGATGACTGCCTATGCAAGTTCCTATCATGAGTTGTTGCTGACGCGGGCTTTAATGGGGCTAAGTGAAGCCTGTTATATGCCGGCAGCCCTGGCGCTGATCATGGATTATCATAAAGGAAATACCCGGTCGTTGGCGACAGGTATCCATATGGCAGGGATTATGACTGGGCAAAGTTTAGGTTTTTTAGGCGGCTGGATTGCTGAAAGTCATCGCTGGAATACTGCTTTTTTTGTATTCGGCAGCTTTGGTGTTACCTATACCATATTGTTGTTCTTTATTTTGAAGGATGCGCCAACACAATTAAAAACTGATAAGGCGCCGGAGGAAACAAAGGCGAATTTCTTGCAGGCGCTGAAAACACTTTTTGGGAAACGATCTTATATGCTGCTGGTTGTATTTTTTGCCCTGGTAAGTGTGATGGCCTGGCTGGTAGTAGGTTGGCTACCTACTTATTTCCAGGAAAAATTTCATCTTTCTCAAACGGAAGCCGGGGTATACGCAACGGGTTGTGTTTCTGCTGCAGCCATAGTGGGGGTGCTCGCGGGCGGAGTATTAGCTGATCTGTGGAGCCGGCGTAACAGGAGGGCCCGCATATGGGTGCCGGCAATTGGTCTGGCTATCGCGGCTCCGGCGGTATTCCTGGCAAGTTACGCAACGGCGTTGGCCGTTGCGGTGGTTTGTTTTGTAGTGTACGCATTTACAAAATCTTTTACAGATACGAATACGATGCCCATATTAAGTATGATTGTTGATGACCGGTATCGTGCCACAGGATACGGTATTCTGAATTTCTGCGGCACGCTGGTGGGTGGGCTTGGATTATATTTTGGAGGCGCCTTACGCGATGCGCATATTCCGCTGGGCACTATTTATCAAAGTGCTGCAGTCTTAATTGTACTGGCGGCACTGGCCGTCATAAGTATTAAGGGAAAAGCTACAGAATAGTTCAGGGACTCATTAGTTTTTTGCTTGTTCATTTAAAATAAATGCCGGTTGAAAAGTTCGTTGTGCTGCTGGTTGCCAGGATATTGGGTAATGAGTAATCAAGACCGCTTACCAATAAATGTATTCCTGCGTAAACATTGCTGGCATTATAGATATGAAAGTAGTCCGACGCCAGGGAGAATTAGAATAGACCCGATATTTTTGCAATACTCTGAGGAGCAAAACCAGGGCCTGATCATTTCTGATAATTACAGCTATTGCTATTTTTCATTTTTCAATTCCGTTAATATTTTTTTGCCAGCTTCATTATTAGGATTCAACGTAATAGATCTTTCGTAATTCTTTATTGCTAAGCGCTTTTCTCCTTTTTTCAAATAGGCTTCTCCCATACTATCAAATGCATTCCATGAATTTGGGAAATTGATGAGATTTTTCCTGAATATTTCTATTGCAGCATCAATATTCCCGGTATTAAGTTGTTTATACCCTGCGTTGTTCATGAGCTCTTCGGTAGGGTAAATTGTGTAGCCAAATTCTCTCGATAACCTGGCAAAATGCAATTCTATGTCTTTGTAAGATAGCTTTGTTGTATCGTAGTTATCAATAAACCAATCCTGGTAAATAAATTTAAGTGCATCATACATACTTTTATAAGTAACGGAAAAATGGTTTTCTTCTTTATATTGCCGAAATTGCCATGCCAAGGTCTTGGGTGCATACATTTTTATCTGGCTGATAAGTGTATCTACTGTTTGCATGTTTTCATTGCCGATTGATATAAATATTTTTCCCGAAAGATTTTGATGCCTTTGCAGAAATGGCTTGAACCGGCGAAGTATTTCGCTGTTACCTCCGTAAATAGCAGGGCTCATAAGAATCATTGATTTAAACAGATTAGGAGCGGCTTCCTTGGCATATGCACCAAAAGTTCCGCCCAAAGAGTGCGCTGCGAGAATGCGATAAGGTTGCACTCTAAAATTGCTGTCTACAAAAGGAACAACTTCGGTTTGAATAAATTGCAAAAATTTGGCGCCACCACCGGTTGTTCTCATCAACGTGCTGTCGACTTTTCCTCCAAAAAGCAAAGAATGAATTGGCGTAAAATCTCTTGTACGATCAATATTCAGAATAGCAACTACTATCATTTGGGGAATCCTGTTTCTGTCATAGCTTGAAAGATAATCTACAAGTTCAGAAACATACCTAAAATGTCCTTCGCCATCAAGCAGGTATAACGTGGGGTATGTCTGTGTGGTTGCGTAATAGCCTTCTGGTAAATGTACCCAAATACTGCGCTGCTCGTTAAGCGTTTTAGAATTTATTAAAAAGGCTTTGTTGTCGCTTGCCGGAATGGTATCTAATTGTGCTTTAGCCGCATTTATAAATATCATACAGAAAATAAATACGCCCAGGAAATTAAAAGATCTAATTGCTGCTTTCATGATTGTAATTGATTGTATAACGCACCGCGAAATCTTTGACACCTCAAATATATATGAAAGACGGATTTTATGTAAATCGAATAAACTAATCGATGTTTACTTACGGGTTTACTCAGTCCCCTCCGTTGCTGAGAAAATTTATTAATGGCGTTGAAAATGTTTCAAAACTTGCATTGCACCGATTGAAAGTAAACGGGTCCTTTCTTGTAGCCTACAATCTGTTAAGGAGATATGAAGAAAAGAAAAAAGAGGTTTCGTTCTTTTAATGAAAACGCCCATCTGTGTTGTGGCGCAAACAAAATATAAACGGTGTAGATCATAACATAAAAAAAGCTCCCTTTCAGGAGCTGTGTAGCGAGGATGGGAATTGAACCCAACTCCGCCGCGGCGGATATGAATCCTGCGCGCCGTTAATGGGGAAGCGTTTTAACGAAGTCGCGTCCCACACCGGTTTTTAACCACTTTTCAAAGGCCATTGCCAAAGCTTTAGTGTCAAATTCTTTTGTATAGATCAGTTTCCAGGGCCGGTATCGGGCGGTCCAGTCTTTTCCAAATTCGTTGTGCGATTTTAATCTTAATTCCAGGTCAGTAGTAAAGCCGGTGTAATGCTTGTTATATTGTGGCGCAAACAAAATATAAACGGTGTAGATCATAACATAAAAAAAGCTCCCTTTCAGGAGCTGTGTAGCGAGGATGGGAATTGAACCCATCACCTCAGGGTTATGAATCCTGCGCTCTAACCAACTGAGCTACCTCGCCATCGCCGAACCAGAAACCAGAAACCAGAAACCAGAAACCAGAAACCAGAAACCAGAAACCAGAAACCAGAAACCAGAAACCGATTATCGGGCCGCAAAAATAGCTATTCCCGTCGGAATTAGGAAATCATTTTGCGTTTTTTCACAAAAATGTTTTAGCCGGCAGCATCCAGGATGTCTTCCATGTAAACAGCGCTATGACTTTCGTTATAAACGCATTTCCCGTCTTTTATCAGCAATACCTGCGGCGATTCATGCCGGATCCCGTATTTTTCCGCTATTTGATTTGAAACCGCACGATAGGCGATGAGATCCAGGAAATAAAAATCGATTCCCGCTGGCAATTCGCCTTTGTTTAGCCGGTTTTTGATAACCGAGCTTATCGAACAACGGGTGCTGTGCTTGAAAATTAATTGTGGCCTTTCAAAAGAAAGGGCATCAATTGCTGCTAATTGTTCTTCATTTTCCAGGTTGATCCATTCCATTATTCAGAGCCTTATTGCATGTTATGAAAAACCTTCTGCACATCATCATCCTGCTCCAGGCGCTCAATCAGTTTACTTACTTCCTCCGCCTGTTCGTCCGTTACCGGTACCGTAGTGGAAGGGATCCATTCTACTTCCGCGCTGATAGGCGTAATGTTTCTTTCTTCCAGCGCTTTTTGCATATTGCCGAAATCATTAAAGGCCACACGCGCTACCAGTATATCTTTGCCGTTTTCATCGGTGCTTTCTCCCAGTTCTTCCAATCCGGCATCAATCAGTTCCAGCTCCAGGTCTTCGGCATTCAGGCCTGCGGGATTTAATTTAAATACACCCATCTTGTTGAACTGGAATGCCACGCTGCCGCTGTTTCCAAGGGTACCGCCGCCTTTGTTAAAATGCGATTTTACATTGGCTACTGTCCGCACATGATTATCTGTAGCGGTTTCTACCAAAACAGCCACGCCGTGCGGTCCGTATCCTTCATAAAGGATCTCATCAAAATTCTCCATTTCCTTTCCCTGAGCCCGCTTGATCGCCGCTTCCACGCGGTCCTTGGGCATATTCACGCTTTTCGCATTCTGCATACAGCGGCGCAATGCGGCGTTGGTATGCGGATCGGGCCCACCCGCTTTTACGGCAATAGCGATCTCCTTGCCAATACGTGTAAACTGCTTTGCCATCCGATCGTAGCGGGCAAACATGGTAGCTTTACGAACTTCAAATATCCTTCCCATATAAAATACTTGGTCTAAAAAATTAATTGAGGTGCGAATTTACGGCTTCTTGCACGAAGTATAAAAAAACAGCCCGCCGAAAACGGGCAGGCTGTAGCATAAATAGTATTAATAGTTGATCAGGCTGTTTGTGCCTTTCCGGAACGGTTGACAAAAAATATCACCAGATGGAGCAGGGCAAAGCCAAGGGAGAAGTAAAACAGGCCCGTATCCGCAACTTCGGCGCTATAATGATGCGCAAAAGCGACGACGGCCAGAATAATGGCCATTACGATACCGGTGCTGCTCACTACCCGGTAACTTTTGCTTTCGGTTTTACCCTGGTTCAGTAAACTGTTTTTCATGCCAAAGAACAGGTATACGTCCATACCTACCAACATCCATACGATCAGCCGGATCCAGGTATCGAAAGGAAGAAATGCCA
Proteins encoded in this region:
- a CDS encoding SMP-30/gluconolactonase/LRE family protein, whose protein sequence is MKRSTMYKDHIFQEFKGRAITLPQPFYTEGPVIDREGNLFVTNLKGGQILKIDKNGAATEWARTTCPNGQMINEKGDHLVCDSLEGAIKQFDKSGRLDKIAVRGLISGYRISCPNDLISDTNGGFFFTDSVRHCGIVGHVDRTGTARIIAKELDYPNGLAINPVRGQLYIAESYKNRILVADLRLPGSTPEVFCDLPVNPSGKKSGNLPDGLAVDCFYNLWVAHYGMSCLWVLNDRGMCIGKYETGIPLTSNVFMNDNWLLVTGGTGEPGPGMIKIVKMRRR
- a CDS encoding Kelch repeat-containing protein; this encodes MEKKMFFICMLSMLLMNKGIAQVRLSYNLVPSIPDREGFAGMFAGVSNGFVVAAGGANFPDKMPWEGGSKMWYNDLFLFNKQTGQWGRSPVSLPGKRAYGVTASYNEKVILVGGSDEKKHYSEVYSIKVENSGIVLDSMASMPVALANMTGALAGDFLFVAGGTFGPDGGPVTTFLALDLKKNKWVQLPSWPGPERMNAVSAGVGNRFFIFSGIQTENSKEGVKRNVLDDGYCFSPILKNGELVGGNWHKIEKIPWGIAAGPGPAPVVQDRFVIFPGGLDNATAQHKDPLTHPGFISDILSYDTKLNRWSTIGHLPKTEMRLTAPVVAYDGSFWIINGEVKPGKRTPTVLSIKIK
- the ytxJ gene encoding bacillithiol system redox-active protein YtxJ: MEWINLENEEQLAAIDALSFERPQLIFKHSTRCSISSVIKNRLNKGELPAGIDFYFLDLIAYRAVSNQIAEKYGIRHESPQVLLIKDGKCVYNESHSAVYMEDILDAAG
- a CDS encoding GIY-YIG nuclease family protein, whose translation is MGSIPILATQLLKGSFFYVMIYTVYILFAPQYNKHYTGFTTDLELRLKSHNEFGKDWTARYRPWKLIYTKEFDTKALAMAFEKWLKTGVGRDFVKTLPH
- a CDS encoding SDR family oxidoreductase — translated: MNHLFSLEDKVVLITGGTGLFGKPMSLALAEAGAQVIIASRNMEACTRYAKELKGLGFKAAALPLDLKEESSITDCVAAILNTYKKIDILVNNAVSREGFKNLADLQKEEWENAQAVNATGLMLLTKAVLAHMCSRRRGNIINIGSIQGAVGPNFPVYGTTGMTSPVNYTYDKWALVGFTKWIANYYGKFNIRCNCLSPGGYGPGVNETYGETAFTTNYKQLTPLGRFANDNDIKGPIVFLASEASAYITGHNLLVDGGWTSW
- a CDS encoding alpha/beta hydrolase-fold protein; the protein is MKAAIRSFNFLGVFIFCMIFINAAKAQLDTIPASDNKAFLINSKTLNEQRSIWVHLPEGYYATTQTYPTLYLLDGEGHFRYVSELVDYLSSYDRNRIPQMIVVAILNIDRTRDFTPIHSLLFGGKVDSTLMRTTGGGAKFLQFIQTEVVPFVDSNFRVQPYRILAAHSLGGTFGAYAKEAAPNLFKSMILMSPAIYGGNSEILRRFKPFLQRHQNLSGKIFISIGNENMQTVDTLISQIKMYAPKTLAWQFRQYKEENHFSVTYKSMYDALKFIYQDWFIDNYDTTKLSYKDIELHFARLSREFGYTIYPTEELMNNAGYKQLNTGNIDAAIEIFRKNLINFPNSWNAFDSMGEAYLKKGEKRLAIKNYERSITLNPNNEAGKKILTELKNEK
- a CDS encoding aspartate aminotransferase family protein: MTRYQQSKQLLERAGKVLAGGVSSEFRKYNHPHALFYLSAKGSRIVDVDNNEYLDFTLSQGPMILGHSHPEVLEAVANYSVRGQLYAGQHLQELELAEKIAELIPSAERIRFCLDGSEAVQTALRVARAKTGKNKFLRFEGHYHGWLDNVAWGISAPDPEALGAVNDPVAFPWSQGIVPSTRDEFFICSWNNLKLLEEQLERHHHEIAAIITEPVMCNNGCIEPEDGFLKGMRKLCDQYGIALIFDEVITGFRLGLGGAQSFYNIVPDLSVFAKAMGSGYPISAIVGKYEWMELIEKSIVIHAGTMNSSCPMIAASLATLRVLERDNPYPQLFALGQRLMDGLRNAAKQSGQNLIVTGPGPMFVTAFGGGEMMRNYRDTLKTDRLKLSRFIAAMHDRNIRIIGRGLWYISAAHTEEDIDHAIKIATEVLSGL
- a CDS encoding aldo/keto reductase encodes the protein MTSNFEISPLTLGTVSLGLNYGVFEGQRQPDKRTAVHLIDTAIKNGITCFDTAREYGTAETLLGELLSGTSVGQVSIVTKFKISKEAVGDFSLAKEQARSSVLASLQQLKLARLPFCLFHMVSDYNTDVVAEMLPGLFVSLKQEGLIGSGGISIDNLSELPRLAFLPEVSVLQLPLNIFDQRFPEDHPVWEQLEKENKIVFARSVFLKGLLLRNPSALTGNLQPAAFYLEGLAAFAKRCKMSIAQFCFSYVRNFKAIDSIVVGADNEAQLLENIGLMRTPPIPQQILEEAKFFFKDVPEQLLIPKNWKL
- a CDS encoding YebC/PmpR family DNA-binding transcriptional regulator, yielding MGRIFEVRKATMFARYDRMAKQFTRIGKEIAIAVKAGGPDPHTNAALRRCMQNAKSVNMPKDRVEAAIKRAQGKEMENFDEILYEGYGPHGVAVLVETATDNHVRTVANVKSHFNKGGGTLGNSGSVAFQFNKMGVFKLNPAGLNAEDLELELIDAGLEELGESTDENGKDILVARVAFNDFGNMQKALEERNITPISAEVEWIPSTTVPVTDEQAEEVSKLIERLEQDDDVQKVFHNMQ
- a CDS encoding spinster family MFS transporter, with translation MSIGNNRKRAWMVVGLLFVIALLNYIDRTMITTMRTSIVTAIPMTDAEFGLLTAVFLWVYGAFSPIAGFLADRFSRSKVILLSLLIWSVVTWMTAYASSYHELLLTRALMGLSEACYMPAALALIMDYHKGNTRSLATGIHMAGIMTGQSLGFLGGWIAESHRWNTAFFVFGSFGVTYTILLFFILKDAPTQLKTDKAPEETKANFLQALKTLFGKRSYMLLVVFFALVSVMAWLVVGWLPTYFQEKFHLSQTEAGVYATGCVSAAAIVGVLAGGVLADLWSRRNRRARIWVPAIGLAIAAPAVFLASYATALAVAVVCFVVYAFTKSFTDTNTMPILSMIVDDRYRATGYGILNFCGTLVGGLGLYFGGALRDAHIPLGTIYQSAAVLIVLAALAVISIKGKATE